From Miscanthus floridulus cultivar M001 chromosome 15, ASM1932011v1, whole genome shotgun sequence, the proteins below share one genomic window:
- the LOC136507645 gene encoding uncharacterized protein → MSYEAAVASAGGDDAILAKSFVIAAKGDALAWYSMLKPSTVYSWENLRDKILANFKGLTALSLTSTDLFQCKQMQGETLHDYFQKFVQLKVKAPDVPDEITIEAAIKGLRIGPFAAHLAREKPTSIQQLYDQFEKYCRSDNDLRKRLEEQGQNRQQNSSKNPQKTYTNQNVSNQKPGQGQVLSIEGQPTPSNGNRQRQHGRRPR, encoded by the coding sequence aTGAGTtatgaggcagcagtagcctccgccggtgGAGACGATGCCATCTTGGCAAAGTCGTTTGTCATTGCAGCCAAAGGTGACGcactggcttggtattctatgctcaaaccaagtacagtctattcttgggagaacctccgggacaagatattggcaaacttcaaaggCCTAACAGCACTgtcgctgacttccacagatctgttTCAGTgtaagcaaatgcagggagagacactccATGATTACTTCCaaaaattcgtgcaactaaaggtgAAGGCACCAGATGTCCCAGACGAGATCACCATCGAAGCAGcaatcaaaggcctccgaattgGGCCGTTCGCAGCACACTTAGCAAGAGAGAAACCAACCTCCATTCAGCAGTTGTATGACCAATttgagaagtactgcagatcagacaatgacctgcgtaagaggctggaggagcaaggtcaaaacagacaacaaaacagcagcaaaaatcCCCAAAAAacctatacgaaccagaatgtatcaaatcagaagccaggccaggggcaagtgctcagtatCGAGGGTCAACCCACCCCGAGCAACGGCAACAGACAGCGCCAACACGGCCGGAGACCCAGATAA